Proteins encoded in a region of the Triticum dicoccoides isolate Atlit2015 ecotype Zavitan chromosome 3A, WEW_v2.0, whole genome shotgun sequence genome:
- the LOC119270241 gene encoding probable cinnamyl alcohol dehydrogenase 1, producing MAAECESCNCSAWAANDPSGVLSPHSFNRRAVRHDDVSLRITHCGVCFADVQWTRNLHHDSVYPLVPGHEIAGVVTEVGSDVKDFKLGDHVAVGTYINSCRDCDNCNSLLENHCSNFVFTFNGVDTDGTVTKGGYSSHIVVHERYCYKIPDGYPLEKAAPLACAGITVYTPMIRHNMNQPGKSLGVIGLGGLGHMAVKFGKAFGLNVTVLSTSESKRDEAINLLGADNFVVSSDKNQMESLKNSLDFIVDTASGDHPFDPYLALLKVRGVMALVGFPGEIRVHPASLNLGARTLSGSVVGGTKDTQEMINFCAVNKIYPNVEVIKIDYINEALERLVNRDVKYRFVIDIESSFK from the exons ATGGCTGCTGAATGCGAGAGCTGCAACTGCAGTGCCTGGGCAGCAAATGATCCCTCTGGAGTACTCTCCCCTCACAGCTTCAACCGTAG GGCTGTACGACATGATGATGTTTCTTTGAGGATCACACACTGCGGTGTCTGTTTTGCTGATGTTCAGTGGACAAGAAATTTGCACCATGACTCGGTGTACCCTTTAGTCCCTGG GCATGAGATTGCTGGAGTTGTAACCGAGGTCGGTTCAGACGTCAAGGACTTCAAACTGGGCGACCATGTGGCTGTTGGGACATACATCAACTCATGCCGTGACTGTGACAACTGCAACAGCCTCCTCGAGAACCACTGCTCAAATTTTGTTTTCACTTTCAATGGTGTTGATACGGACGGTACTGTCACAAAGGGAGGATATTCCAGTCACATTGTAGTTCATGAACG GTACTGCTATAAAATACCTGATGGCTACCCACTGGAAAAGGCCGCACCTTTAGCTTGTGCTGGGATCACTGTGTATACACCGATGATACGGCATAACATGAACCAGCCAGGAAAATCACTTGGTGTCATTGGTCTTGGTGGGTTGGGTCACATGGCAGTGAAATTTGGGAAAGCCTTTGGACTGAATGTGACAGTTTTGAGTACAAGTGAATCGAAAAGAGATGAAGCTATCAACCTTCTTGGTGCAGATAATTTTGTGGTATCATCAGATAAAAACCAGATGGAG TCCCTGAAAAATTCTCTGGATTTCATTGTCGATACTGCCTCTGGTGACCACCCATTTGACCCTTATCTCGCGCTTCTGAAAGTCCGTGGCGTAATGGCACTAGTTGGCTTTCCTGGAGAAATCAGAGTGCATCCTGCATCACTCAATCTTG GTGCACGGACTCTATCTGGCAGTGTAGTCGGAGGCACCAAGGACACCCAGGAGATGATAAACTTCTGCGCGGTAAACAAAATATACCCAAATGTTGAGGTGATAAAAATAGACTACATCAACGAGGCTCTCGAGAGGCTTGTCAACCGGGATGTGAAGTATCGGTTTGTAATCGACATAGAGAGCTCTTTCAAGTAA
- the LOC119270242 gene encoding E3 ubiquitin-protein ligase BOI-like has protein sequence MAVDLQRLRHMLLATGGGHHQLANRPAASAAAMPATASGPCYGAAALFTPTLAADQHSELLALAAVDLARKGDGAQEMTTGNKRRRVDERSSVPGDVLAAHAQQQTVAVDHILHRHARKMWAALAEQRRSHMRLIVSAVEARAAKRLKAKDDEIERVRGMNWALEERIRNLYMEAQMWRDAAQSHEAAANVLRADLQRVLNAQAARGGGGGDGQDDAESCCWGENQVPICAEEEVGTPAPTGVGGCKGCGDGAAVVLLLPCRHLCVCAPCAAAAQACPACGCAKNGSVCVNFS, from the exons ATGGCCGTGGACCTGCAACGCCTGCGCCACATGTTACTCGCCACCGGCGGCGGCCACCACCAGCTCGCCAACCGGCCGGCCGCCTCGGCCGCCGCCATGCCTGCGACTGCGAGCGGGCCTTGCTACGGCGCCGCGGCCCTCTTCACGCCGACGTTGGCCGCGGATCAGCACTCGGAGCTGTTGGCTCTGGCCGCGGTTGATCTGGCCAGGAAGGGCGACGGCGCTCAGGAAATGACCACCGGCAACAAGCGGAGGCGCGTCGACGAGCGGTCGTCCGTGCCCGGCGACGTTCTTGCGGCCCACGCGCAACAGCAGACCGTCGCCGTCGACCACATCCTGCACAGACAT GCGAGAAAGATGTGGGCTGCTCTGGCGGAGCAGAGGCGGAGCCACATGAGGCTCATCGTGTCGGCCGTGGAGGCCAGGGCGGCGAAGCGGCTCAAGGCCAAGGACGACGAGATCGAGCGGGTCAGGGGCATGAACTGGGCGCTGGAGGAGCGCATCAGGAACCTCTATATGGAGGCTCAGATGTGGCGCGACGCCGCGCAGTCCCACGAGGCCGCGGCCAACGTGCTCCGGGCCGACCTGCAGCGGGTGCTCAACGCGCAGGCGgcccgtggcggcggcggcggcgacggtcaGGACGACGCCGAGTCGTGCTGCTGGGGGGAGAACCAGGTGCCCATCTgcgcggaggaggaggtgggcacGCCGGCTCCGACAGGAGTCGGAGGGTGCAAGGGGTGCGGCGACGGCGCGGCCGTGGTGCTGCTGCTGCCGTGCCGGCACCTCTGCGTGTGCGCGCCGTGCGCGGCCGCAGCGCAGGCGTGCCCGGCGTGCGGATGCGCCAAGAACGGCAGCGTCTGCGTCAACTTTTCGTGA